Proteins from a genomic interval of Benincasa hispida cultivar B227 chromosome 7, ASM972705v1, whole genome shotgun sequence:
- the LOC120082258 gene encoding uncharacterized protein LOC120082258: protein MATFLASFSRIRMNCSRRQFPELPRHFAPQSQISFFVSRSPSVRLCLSNAEISVNDPLKSEDGFSNHQMEGSMEKNENSQKHPRKSNKVLEKLRRYGISGILSYGLLNTVYYLTTFLVVWTSQD, encoded by the exons ATGGCAACATTCCTTGCGTCATTTTCCCG GATTCGAATGAATTGCAGTCGAAGACAATTTCCAGAGCTTCCCCGCCATTTCGCGCCCCAAAGTCAGATAAGTTTTTTTGTTAGTCGGAGCCCTAGCGTCCGACTCTGCCTCAGCAATGCCGAAATTAGC GTCAACGATCCATTGAAATCTGAGGATGGATTTTCTAATCATCAGATGGAAG GTTCAATGGAAAAGAATGAGAATAGTCAGAAACATCCCCGGAAATCAAATAA GGTACTGGAGAAATTGAGGCGATATGGAATTTCTGGAATATTGTCTTACGGATTGTTGAATACAGTCTACTATCTTACAACATTTCTCGTTGTGTG GACATCCCAAGATTGA
- the LOC120082257 gene encoding SAC3 family protein C, whose amino-acid sequence MERTERQRRNHPLNRSIAPSESAGSSTSTSRRTYSNRNRNSDYKHSKYNTNSNRSFEEDSDWRSRRSSDSKIYVQKLEAKEDDVGHNDRSHFDLPPVIVGTCPFMCPEAERAQRERLRDLAIFERLHGNPGKTSPGLAVKKFCRTMSAKSDQALDVRPLHVLENTLKYVLSFLDSKEQPFEVIHDFVFDRTRSIRQDLSIQNIVNEKAIYMYEEMVKFHVISYQKLLNGDSSSNASSMHHLNMQQLSKTLITLLNLYEVNRSNGVIFENESEFHSFYVLLHLGSNSQTTGESLTLWFRTLRSPVIKSKEMCFARRILRYFRMCNYKGFLCTIGAEASNLQYCILEPYVNEIRALALSFINNGGYKLNPYPLVDLSILLMMEESEVESFCKACGLATCGDELGNKSLPTKQTTFSSPRAAFQRYRFLKQK is encoded by the exons ATGGAGAGGACGGAGCGTCAACGTCGAAATCATCCTCTGAATCGTTCCATAGCTCCATCTGAATCGGCCGGATCTTCGACCTCCACTTCCCGCAGAACTTATTCCAACCGCAACAGAAACTCCGACTACAAGCATTCCAAGTATAATACCAACAGTAATCGCAGCTTTGAGGAAGATTCTGACTGGCGTAGCAGAAGAAGTAGCGATAGCAAAATCTATGTACAGAAGTTAGAGGCGAAAGAAGATGACGTCGGACATAATGACCGTTCTCACTTCGATCTTCCGCCGGTAATAGTCGGCACTTGTCCGTTCATGTGCCCTG AGGCAGAAAGAGCACAGCGTGAAAGGTTGCGAGATTTGGCTATATTTGAAAGGTTACATGGAAATCCTGGAAAAACGTCTCCAGGTCTGGCCGTCAAAAAG TTCTGCAGAACGATGTCCGCCAAGAGTGACCAAGCATTAGATGTGCGGCCTCTACATGTGCTGGAGAATACATTGAAATATGTTCTAAGCTTTTTGGATTCTAAAGAGCAACCTTTTGAAGTGATTCATGACTTTGTCTTTGATAGAACAAGGTCTATAAGGCAAGACCTCAGCATACAGAATATTGTAAATGAGAAGGCTATCTACATGTATGAAGAAATG GTTAAATTTCATGTCATATCATATCAGAAGCTTTTAAATGGTGATAGTAGTTCAAATGCATCCTCAATGCATCACCTCAACATGCAGCAGCTCTCAAAGACTTTGATCACACTGCTGAATCTTTATGAAGTTAACAGAAGCAATggtgttatatttgaaaatgaatcTGAGTTTCATTCATTCTATGTGCTGCTTCATTTGGGTTCTAATAGCCAAACAACG GGGGAATCGCTGACTTTGTGGTTTCGTACTTTACGTTCTCCTGTGATCAAGTCGAAGGAAATGTGTTTTGCTCGGAGAATTTTAAG ATATTTTCGGATGTGTAATTATAAAGGTTTCCTTTGTACCATAGGAGCTGAGGCTTCCAACCTTCAATATTGCATTCTTGAACCTTACGTTAATGAG ATTCGAGCTTTAGCTTTGTCTTTTATAAACAATGGTGGTTACAAGCTTAATCCCTATCCCTTGGTGGATCTATCCATCCTTTTAATGATGGAG GAATCAGAGGTGGAATCATTTTGCAAAGCTTGTGGTCTTGCAACTTGTGGAGATGAATTAGGGAATAAGTCACTTCCTACCAAGCAAACAACTTTTTCTAGTCCCAGAGCAGCGTTTCAAAGATATAGATTTCTAAAGCAGAAATAA